AAACGGTGTGATCGCCCCCAGATCGAGCGCCGTCGTGCCATACCAGAGCAGATGCGAAGCCATGCGATTCAGTTCGAGCATGATGACCCGCAAGTACTCAGCGCGCTCCGGCACCTGTATCTGCGCCAGACGTTCGGCCGCCAGTGCGAAAACATAGTTGCACGACATGGCGGTCACATATTCGAATCGATCCAGGATCGGAATGCACTGCGGGTACGTACGGTTTTCACAGATCTTTTCGAGCGCCCGGTGCAGGTAGCCGATATATGGCTCGATCCTGATCACGCGCTCCCCCTCCATGGTCAACAGCAGTCGACACACCCCGTGTGTCGAAGGGTGGTGCGGCCCCATGTTGACGACAAACTCTTCGGTGCGAATCGCCGACATGCTCAAAACTCCGGCAGCCTGACAAAATCCGGCGCATCCCAGTTCTTGAGCATGGGGTGCCCCTGATTCCAGTCATCGGGCAGGAGGAACCGTTTCAGATTCTCATGGTTGCGAATATCGATGCCGTACAGCTCCCACATCTCCCGCTCGTACCAGTTGGCAGCCGGCCAGATCTCCTGCACCGAATCAACTGCCGCTTGCTCGTATGGCATGATCAGTTTGAAATCGAGCCTGAGATTTTTGGAAACGGAAGCGAGCGAATAGACAATCTCAAACCGCTCGCGGGTATCCACGGCGCCAAGATTGCACAGGAAGTCGAATCTCACATGTTCATCGTCACGAAGAGCCCTCGCGACAGCCAGCAGATCCGCCGGCTTCACTTCGAACATCGGGTCGTACCGACCGGTCTCAAGCGGCTTCAGCATGCCGTCAAAATGACCCGTCACATAGGCCTTGAGTTCTTCCCTAGTCATGCTACTTTTCCTGCCAGTCCAGAAGCTTCTGCTGCTTGATCTTCTTCTGGAGCGTCAGACACCCCTCGAGAAGTGATTCGGGACGAGGCGGACAGCCCGGGATATACACATCCACCGGCACGATATGGTCGATTCCCTTTTCGACAGCATAACTGTCATAATAGAACGGCCCCCCCTTCACCGTGCAGCCACCCATGGCGATGACATACCGGGGCTCCGCCATCTGGTCATACAACTTGCGGAGTCGCGGCGCCATTTTCTTGGTGATCGTCCCGGCCGCTATGATCAGGTCCGACTGTCTTGGCGAGGCGCGGAAGATCATCCCCAGGCGGTCAAAATCATACCGTGAGGCGCCTGTCGCCATAAGTTCTATCGCACAGCAAGCCGTTCCAAATAGCAAGTACCACAGCGACGAGGCCTGACTGTGATGAAGAATACCTTCCAGTGAAGTGGTAACTAACGCGCCTCCTGGAATTTTCTCCGCGTAAACCGGAACCTTCTTGATCAGACCCATTTCAGTGCCCCCTTCTTCCAGGCATAGTAGAGGCCGAACATGAGGATAAGAATGAAGAGGATCATCTCAACGAGCGCATACAGCCCCAACTGACCGAATGCTACAGCCCAGGGGAACAGGAACACCGCCTCGACATCGAACACCACGAAAATGAGCGCAAATATGTAGAACCGGTTGTTGAACTGGATCCAGGAACTCCCCACTGGTTCTTCGGCGCACTCATAATTGACGTTTTTCTCGGGATAGGGGTGATGCGGTCGGATCAGCCGGTTGATGAAGAAGGTAATAAGGACTATTCCTGTCCCCACTACCAGGAAAATCGGGATCGCCAAGAAATCCGACAAATTTACTTCTCTTTTCCGACCCAGTCACATCATGTGACCGAATTCACAATTTTGAGGGTTCAAGAAACCGGCTTTCGGTGGGTTGTCAAGCGCTTTTTTGTTCGCGACAATCACCCAAGTCCTTTTGCCACAAACGGAATGACCGTCACAAAGTTAACAAAAAAGTACACTTTCGACTATCGGTGCGATTGTGGACTAATCACATAAACTATGGTGCTTCTATCCTGTTACCATGACCTCAAATACAGATCTCGGCCGCCACTCGCGACCCTGAATAGCTAATATAATGTAAACGCAGGATTGGGGTAAAAAGAGAGAGCGTTAGTCGAGTCTGCGGATCTTCAGGTACAACCCGATTGCCACGATGGTTATGAACAGCGTCGCCAACCCAAGCCCCTTGCGACGGAAATAGTATTCGTCGATGAGCGATTCCGAATTGGCGCGGACCGTATCCGCCTTCGCCAACCCCTCATTTGCCTTCGGCGCCAGCTTGCTCAGATCAAACGAATGCACAAGGACCCGAGCCTGGATCAGCGCCTGGTCAACTTCCTGCAAGCGGAAATCCTCGTCGGTGGTCATCATCCCCTTGGTACGGGCGTCGGCCAAAATCACCGCCGCCGAATCTCGACGGCTGGACAGCGTACCGAGAGCCGTCACCATCCCTTCGGCGGTAGCGAATCCCTTCGTGCCGTCATCGGCCGAATGGCAGTTGACACAGAGCGCAGGCTCGCTGGTACCGATAAGCGTGTCCCCAGGCGGCACGATGCGATGATTCGAGTGACAGGTCTCGCACATCGGGTAATTGTTCTCCGCGAACCCCTTTTCGTGCGGGGACTGTAGGAACAGTTCGGCCTGAAACGCATGGCAGTTGCCACACACAGCCGACAGGCTGGTGACTCCGGGTGGAGCCGCCCCGTGGTTGCCGTGACAGTCATTGCAGGCCGGCGCGCCGAGGTCCTGTTTTTCAAGCAGCGCATGCCCGTGCACCGACGCCACAAAACCGGCATACTGGTTGGTGGGAATACTGTACTCCGCCATGTACGCACTGTCGGCATGGCACCGGGCGCAGGTCCTGGGTATATTCAGTGGATAGGTGCTGGAATGCGGCATTTTCGCGTCACCAATCTCATGCACCGAATGGCACGACACGCAATTGGCCACCTTGGGGTCTTTTCGCCCAAACAGACGCTGCCCGTGCACCGAGGTTTTGTACTTTTCGAGTTGGTCGGTCGGCAGCGATGGATTGTGATTCCGCATGTACACGGCATCGCTGTGGCAGCGCGCGCAGAATTCCGGTACCTCCAAATGACCCGGAATGCCGCGATACCCCTTCACCTTGCGAACCAGATCCATGTCATCGAGCGACTCGTCTCCACCGTGGCAGTCCACGCAACCAAGCCCCTTCTGAAAATGGACGTCGCGAGTGAACTTGTGGGCGGGACCTTCCGGTTCCTCGACCTCGAAATGACATGTTTCACAATTGCTCTGTCGCTGCCCCAGAATGACCGATGGATAGAGCGGCAACGCAAACAGCACTACGATATAAAACAGCCGTCTCACTTCACCACCTCATTCCAGGATATATCCTGCTATGGTCATACCGATCATGAACAGAAGCACCAGGATACCAAATAGTGTGAACGGGGTCGATGGCTTGCCCCGATGTGCTTTCGTGTTGAGAAATGGGGCCAGCGCCCAGATCAGACCGCCCAGCGTGAATGCGCCTATCCCGACCAGTTCCCCTTCCAGGCCGAACAAATGAGCCGGAAGAAACTTGAGCGCCTGGAACGCAAACATGAAATACCATTCGGGCCGGATCACCGGAGGCGGTGGAGCAAACGGGTCCGCCTTCGTTCCGAGCGGCCAGTGAATCAAGCCGATCCCGTCCGGCAGGAACACCGCCAGCACAGCCAGAATATTCAACACGATCAGCCAGACCAACAGATCCCTGAGAAGAAAATTCGGAAAAAACTTGATGTACTTCTTTTCGCTTTCCGGTTTATCGGTCCAGTCGATCGGCTCGCTCATTCCCTGCCGCTGGATGAACACCAGATGCGCTGTCAGCACCACCGTAAAAATGGCCGGCAGAATGGCCACATGGAGACCGAAGAACCGGCCTATCGTAGCTCCGGTAACTTCTTCTCCTCCCCGCATGATGACGAGCAGATTTTCCCCGATAACCGGTACCGCTCCCGCCATGCCGGTGCCGACACGGGTGGCGAAAAACGCCAGCTCGTTCCACGGCAGGAGATAGCCCGA
This is a stretch of genomic DNA from Candidatus Zixiibacteriota bacterium. It encodes these proteins:
- a CDS encoding NADH-quinone oxidoreductase subunit C; amino-acid sequence: MTREELKAYVTGHFDGMLKPLETGRYDPMFEVKPADLLAVARALRDDEHVRFDFLCNLGAVDTRERFEIVYSLASVSKNLRLDFKLIMPYEQAAVDSVQEIWPAANWYEREMWELYGIDIRNHENLKRFLLPDDWNQGHPMLKNWDAPDFVRLPEF
- a CDS encoding NADH-quinone oxidoreductase subunit B family protein, whose translation is MGLIKKVPVYAEKIPGGALVTTSLEGILHHSQASSLWYLLFGTACCAIELMATGASRYDFDRLGMIFRASPRQSDLIIAAGTITKKMAPRLRKLYDQMAEPRYVIAMGGCTVKGGPFYYDSYAVEKGIDHIVPVDVYIPGCPPRPESLLEGCLTLQKKIKQQKLLDWQEK
- a CDS encoding NADH-quinone oxidoreductase subunit A is translated as MSDFLAIPIFLVVGTGIVLITFFINRLIRPHHPYPEKNVNYECAEEPVGSSWIQFNNRFYIFALIFVVFDVEAVFLFPWAVAFGQLGLYALVEMILFILILMFGLYYAWKKGALKWV
- a CDS encoding cytochrome c3 family protein, whose protein sequence is MRRLFYIVVLFALPLYPSVILGQRQSNCETCHFEVEEPEGPAHKFTRDVHFQKGLGCVDCHGGDESLDDMDLVRKVKGYRGIPGHLEVPEFCARCHSDAVYMRNHNPSLPTDQLEKYKTSVHGQRLFGRKDPKVANCVSCHSVHEIGDAKMPHSSTYPLNIPRTCARCHADSAYMAEYSIPTNQYAGFVASVHGHALLEKQDLGAPACNDCHGNHGAAPPGVTSLSAVCGNCHAFQAELFLQSPHEKGFAENNYPMCETCHSNHRIVPPGDTLIGTSEPALCVNCHSADDGTKGFATAEGMVTALGTLSSRRDSAAVILADARTKGMMTTDEDFRLQEVDQALIQARVLVHSFDLSKLAPKANEGLAKADTVRANSESLIDEYYFRRKGLGLATLFITIVAIGLYLKIRRLD
- a CDS encoding cytochrome bc complex cytochrome b subunit — translated: MPTTTGTKPPSTLGQKSFQWLDDRFHIKALVDYMSDKSVPRHGRSIWYYFGGISLFLFIVQVVTGILLLMYYRPGADSAYESVRFIVSEVSFGWLIRALHSWSANLMIFAVFIHMFSVYFEYSYRKPRELTWVSGIVLFGLALTFGFSGYLLPWNELAFFATRVGTGMAGAVPVIGENLLVIMRGGEEVTGATIGRFFGLHVAILPAIFTVVLTAHLVFIQRQGMSEPIDWTDKPESEKKYIKFFPNFLLRDLLVWLIVLNILAVLAVFLPDGIGLIHWPLGTKADPFAPPPPVIRPEWYFMFAFQALKFLPAHLFGLEGELVGIGAFTLGGLIWALAPFLNTKAHRGKPSTPFTLFGILVLLFMIGMTIAGYILE